A single Muntiacus reevesi chromosome 9, mMunRee1.1, whole genome shotgun sequence DNA region contains:
- the B3GAT1 gene encoding galactosylgalactosylxylosylprotein 3-beta-glucuronosyltransferase 1 isoform X2 — protein MAHEELWAQPALEMPKRRDVLAIVLIVLPWTLLVTVWHQSTIAPLLTARKDDSGDPRREAPPGTDPREYCMSDRDIVEVVRTEYVYTRPPPWSDTLPTIHVVTPTYSRPVQKAELTRLANTLLHVPNLHWLVVEDAPRRTPLTARLLRDTGLNYTHLHVETPRNYKLRGDARDPRIPRGTMQRNLALRWLRETFPRNCSQPGVVYFADDDNTYSLELFEELILQRSQAYFKLRGVKGGYQESSLLRELVTLSDLEPKAANCTKILVWHTRTEKPVLVNEGKKGFTDPMVEI, from the exons ATGG CTCACGAGGAGCTGTGGGCCCAGCCAGCCTTGGAGATGCCGAAGCGACGGGACGTCCTCGCCATCGTGCTCATCGTGCTCCCCTGGACGCTGCTGGTCACCGTGTGGCACCAGAGCACCATCGCGCCCCTGCTCACCGCGCGCAAGG ATGATAGTGGTGACCCCCGGCGCGAGGCGCCACCTGGCACGGACCCCAGGGAGTACTGCATGTCCGACCGGGACATCGTGGAGGTGGTGCGCACAGAGTACGTGTACACGCGGCCCCCGCCCTGGTCTGACACGCTGCCCACCATCCACGTGGTGACGCCCACCTACAGCCGCCCGGTGCAGAAGGCAGAGCTCACTCGCTTGGCCAACACGCTGCTGCACGTGCCCAACCTGCACTGGCTGGTGGTGGAGGACGCGCCGCGCCGCACCCCGCTGACGGCACGCCTGCTGCGCGATACCGGCCTCAACTACACGCACCTGCACGTGGAGACGCCGCGCAACTACAAGCTGCGGGGGGATGCGCGCGACCCGCGCATCCCTCGGGGCACGATGCAGCGCAACCTGGCGCTGCGCTGGCTGCGGGAGACCTTCCCGCGCAACTGCAGCCAGCCCGGCGTCGTGTACTTCGCCGACGACGACAACACCTACAGCCTGGAGCTCTTCGAGGAG CTCATCCTTCAGCGGAGCCAGGCCTACTTCAAGCTGCGCGGCGTGAAGGGCGGCTACCAGGAGAGCAGCCTGCTGCGCGAGCTTGTCACCCTCAGCGACCTGGAGCCCAAGGCAGCCAACTGCACCAAG ATCCTGGTCTGGCACACGCGGACTGAGAAACCGGTGTTGGTGAATGAGGGGAAGAAAGGTTTCACTGACCCCATGGTGGAGATCTGA
- the B3GAT1 gene encoding galactosylgalactosylxylosylprotein 3-beta-glucuronosyltransferase 1 isoform X1 → MAHEELWAQPALEMPKRRDVLAIVLIVLPWTLLVTVWHQSTIAPLLTARKDDSGDPRREAPPGTDPREYCMSDRDIVEVVRTEYVYTRPPPWSDTLPTIHVVTPTYSRPVQKAELTRLANTLLHVPNLHWLVVEDAPRRTPLTARLLRDTGLNYTHLHVETPRNYKLRGDARDPRIPRGTMQRNLALRWLRETFPRNCSQPGVVYFADDDNTYSLELFEEMRSTRRVSVWPVAFVGGLRYEAPRVNGAGKVVGWKTVFDPHRPFAIDMAGFAVNLQLILQRSQAYFKLRGVKGGYQESSLLRELVTLSDLEPKAANCTKILVWHTRTEKPVLVNEGKKGFTDPMVEI, encoded by the exons ATGG CTCACGAGGAGCTGTGGGCCCAGCCAGCCTTGGAGATGCCGAAGCGACGGGACGTCCTCGCCATCGTGCTCATCGTGCTCCCCTGGACGCTGCTGGTCACCGTGTGGCACCAGAGCACCATCGCGCCCCTGCTCACCGCGCGCAAGG ATGATAGTGGTGACCCCCGGCGCGAGGCGCCACCTGGCACGGACCCCAGGGAGTACTGCATGTCCGACCGGGACATCGTGGAGGTGGTGCGCACAGAGTACGTGTACACGCGGCCCCCGCCCTGGTCTGACACGCTGCCCACCATCCACGTGGTGACGCCCACCTACAGCCGCCCGGTGCAGAAGGCAGAGCTCACTCGCTTGGCCAACACGCTGCTGCACGTGCCCAACCTGCACTGGCTGGTGGTGGAGGACGCGCCGCGCCGCACCCCGCTGACGGCACGCCTGCTGCGCGATACCGGCCTCAACTACACGCACCTGCACGTGGAGACGCCGCGCAACTACAAGCTGCGGGGGGATGCGCGCGACCCGCGCATCCCTCGGGGCACGATGCAGCGCAACCTGGCGCTGCGCTGGCTGCGGGAGACCTTCCCGCGCAACTGCAGCCAGCCCGGCGTCGTGTACTTCGCCGACGACGACAACACCTACAGCCTGGAGCTCTTCGAGGAG ATGCGCAGCACCAGGAGGGTGTCTGTGTGGCCCGTCGCCTTCGTCGGGGGCCTTCGGTACGAGGCCCCGAGGGTCAACGGGGCAGGGAAGGTGGTCGGCTGGAAGACGGTGTTCGACCCCCACCGGCCATTTGCCATAGACATGGCGGGATTTGCGGTCAACCTGCAGCTCATCCTTCAGCGGAGCCAGGCCTACTTCAAGCTGCGCGGCGTGAAGGGCGGCTACCAGGAGAGCAGCCTGCTGCGCGAGCTTGTCACCCTCAGCGACCTGGAGCCCAAGGCAGCCAACTGCACCAAG ATCCTGGTCTGGCACACGCGGACTGAGAAACCGGTGTTGGTGAATGAGGGGAAGAAAGGTTTCACTGACCCCATGGTGGAGATCTGA